The DNA sequence TGTACAGTTTGAGCTTTTGGAGAAAAAATATCAAAATACAGAGGGACATAACCTTCAAATATTAGGTAAAGATAAGGCAAAACCACTTGAAATCCGTTTTACTGACACAGCATTAAATGAAGAAGCATTTAAAACACCCTATATCCCATCTGTAGATGGTGTACAGGATGCTAGAAATAAAGCAGTGACAGTGACATTGACACAGACACTTTCCAAGGTTACTGTGACCAAAAAACTAACAGTACAACCTAGCGGTGCCTATAGATTAGAGGTTAAGCTGAGCAATCCAGTATCTTATTTTGTTACACCAGGACACAGACCTATGGCAGATACATCTATGTATATGCTCGTGCGTGGTGCGTTGGTCAAGACGCCCGATGGTGTTGTTAAGACTATAGAGGATGGTGATGCCAAGGGAGATGAAGTATTTAGAAATGCTCTCATTGCTTCGGCATTTGATCGCTATGTGACAACAATGTTTTATAGCTTTGAGAAGAAGATGAATGTTTCTATTTTAAAAGAGGGAGAGGGAGAACCATTAATTTTTATAGCAGGAAAACCAGAATTGATATTGGGTGGATATATTGGTCCCAAAGAGTATAAAACCCTTGAAGCAATTAATCCTGAGTTGACAGACGCAATTGAGTTTGGATGGTTTACTTTCCTTTCAAAACCGTTTTTTAAAGTACTCTTGTGGATTCATAACCATATTGGTAACTGGGGATGGGCAATCATTCTTTTTACATTGCTGGTTAAACTGATACTTTTTCCTCTTTCTTATAAAGGGATGATGTCAATGCAGAAGCTTAAAGATTTGGCACCAAAGATGAAAGAGATTAGAGAGAAGTATAAAGATGATTCAGCAAAACTTAATATGAAGATGATGGAGATGTACAAGAAGCATGGCGCTAATCCAATGGGTGGATGTCTACCAATGTTATTACAAATTCCAGTCTTTTTTGCCCTCTATCGTGTACTTCTTAATGCCAATGAACTTCAAGGTGCTGTATGGATTCCAGCATGGATAGAAAATCTTGCTACAGCTGATCCTTATTATATTCTTCCTATTTTAATGGGTTTTTCAATGTGGTTTCAGCAAAAGATTACACCAAATAACTTTACAGATCCACTACAGGAGAAGATTTTCCAATTCTTTCCTGTATTAATGGCGTTAATGTTTATCATCATGCCTTTTCCTTCAGGGTTAGTGCTCTATTGGGTGGTTAATAATATCTTTACTATCGGACAACAGTATGTGATTAATAATGCATATCAGAAGCAGAAAGTATCTGTGGTTGTAGCAGACAAGAAAAGAGGAGAACTCAAATGACAAAGGTTGAAGCATCAACCCTTGAGGAGGCATATAGGCTTGTGGCCACAAAGCTCTCCTGTTCTGTGACAGAACTTCAATATGAGGTGATACAGTATCCCTCTAAAGGTCTCTTTGGGCTTTTCAAAAAGCAAGCAATTGTTGTTGCTACAAGAAAGAAGATATTAGATGATACAAATATTACTTCAGTAGCAACAGAGAAACTTTCTAGTAGAAGCACCAACAGGAAAAAGAGTGCTCAGGAAGATATAATACCTATAGTAAAAAGTAATACTATTGTGGAAAATTTTTTTAATACAGATAATGCTGCTACTGATGTTGGGTTGGCACAGAGTATTGAAAAGAGCCTAAAGTATCTTATGAAGATATCTTGCTTTGATATAGATGTGGTGGAAGTAGATGTGGTGGATAGTACAGCACTCATTTTTATTGATGGTGAGGATGCAGCACTGCTTATAGGCAAAGAAGGGTATCGTTATAATGCACTATCCTATATGCTCTCTAATTGGCTTCATACAAAATATCAGTTTTATGTTAAGTTAGAGATTGCAGAATTTTTAACCTCTCAACAGGAAATGATTCGTAATTATATTCAACCAGTCATTGAGAATGTGCGGAAGTATGGCAAAGGAAAGACTCGTTTTTTCGATGGTATTTTAGTACAGATTGCACTTGAACAACTACGTGAAGCATTTCCAGACAAATATGTGGCAATTAAAATTGGCAAATCAGGAAAACGTTTTGTTGTTGTCAATGAGTTCCACACAAAGTCTTATGACTGATACTATTGCAGCTATTGCAACAGCCAATGGCATCTCCTCTATCTCTATCATACGTCTCAGTGGTGAGTATGCACTTGAAATTGCACAAAAGATTTCATCTTGTAAGAAGATTGTTCCAAGAAATGCACATTTGACTTCACTTTATAATCAGCACAATAAGTTGATTGACCAAGCTATTTTAATCTATTTTGTTGCACCTCATAGTTTTACTGGAGAAGATATTGTTGAGTTTCAGTGTCATGGCGGCATGATTGTTGCACAAGAGATACTTGATACAGCTTGTTCTTTTGGTGCGCGACTTGCTAGACCTGGAGAATTTTCTAAACGAGCATTTCTTAACGGCAAGATAGACCTTACTGAAGCAGAAGCAATCTCTAAACTGATTGAAGCCAAGAGCGTTAATGCTGCAAAGATATTGGTAAAGCAGATGAAGGGAGAGCTAAAGCAATTTGTAGAAGAGAGCAGAGAAGCATTGTTTCGCCTACTTGCTTACTCTGAAGTGATGATTGATTATGCTGAAGAGGATATTCCTGATGATACTACACTTAGTATTGCTTCTCAACTTGAAAATCTTATTGATAAAATAGAATATGTTGTTGACACTAGCCATCGAAGAAGAGGGCTTATCGAGGGTTTTAAGGTAGCAATTATTGGTAAGCCTAATGTAGGAAAGAGTTCTTTGCTTAATGCACTACTCTCTTATGAGCGTGCCATTGTTAGTGATATTGCAGGAACAACACGTGATACCATTGAGGAGCAAATACGCATTGGATCACATATTGTTCGCTTTGTTGATACAGCGGGAATACGTGAATCAAAGGATACTATTGAAAAAATTGGTATTGAGCGTTCAATGAATTCAGTTGAAGATGCTGACATTATCATTGCACTTTTTGATGGTTCAAGGTCTTTTGATATAGAAGATGAAAAAATTCTTTCTATCGTAGCAAATAGGAAAGAGAAGCACGCTATAATAGCAATTAACAAGTCTGATCTTAAACAGAAACTTCAAAAGGATATATTTAAAGATTTTGTCCCAATTGAGATAAGCACAAAGAGAGGTTTTAAAAAGCTTACAGAAGCATTAGAGCACTTTTTTGATTCCGTTGGAGAAGATGAGGAGTTGATGCTTATCTCTGCACGACAGATAGAGGCAGTAAAGAGAGCCAAAGATGCTATTCTTAAAGCGAAACAGCCATTAATAATGGGTGAATTAGAGTTTTTCTCTTATTATCTTCAAGAAGCCGTTAGAGCGATCTCATCAATTTCAAAACCCTATGATAATGAAGAAATACTAGATAAAATGTTTGGAGAATTCTGTCTTGGGAAGTAGAATTTTTAAAGGTAATACTCGCAGACAACAAAGAGGAAAAATTTTGTATAGAGGTTTTTTCAGTATTATGAAAAGATACCTAAAAGGAACTTGATTAAAGCTACTATTGTATAATATGATACAATTTAGGAAGGATATAAGCAATGAAAGCAATCTATAGGCTATTGATGATTTCTCTTGTTTTGTTTTGGTTCATGGCTGGGTGTACGCAACAAAAGACGCCACAGCTTTCGGGAGATCAGAATAGGTATGGACAGGACAGGTGGGGCAATAGCAGTAAAGAGGATGAGGAGAATATTGATATCTCTGATATTGACCAGATTCTAATTGAAAGTGGTACAGCAATAAATGATGAGACAGAAAAGGTTGCCCGTATTTCATTTCCTATGGATGAGTATAGCCTTCTAGAACACATAGGAAAAGGAACGATTCGTGGAAAAATCTATATAATAAATGGCTATGGTAAAAAGATTTACGGAAGAACGACGCGTCTTTATCTTAACCCAAAAACAAGCTACTCTGACCAGTGGTACAATGAGAGCTATATTGATGGACGTAAAATGGAGAAAGCTGATGATAGACTTTTTAATTATCTGCGTTTTACTTCTTCTGATATCAATGGAAATTTTGCCTTCTATGGTGTTCCATCAGGAAGTTACTATCTAATTGGTATAGTTAAATGCAGTAGGGAGTGTGGGTATAAAAACCTAAAAAATATTCGTATTACGACAGAAGTTAGTGTATGGGATGAACAGATTGTAGAGAAGGATCTTGCAGGAAGATTACTCTTTGATAATTGATAGTTATGTTATCGAAATATTTAGAATATCATTTTGTACACATTTGATATATAATCGTTAAAGCAAAGTCAAGATTTTCTATCTATGATTTTCGATCCTCATAAATTGTATTCTGTAGAAGTTATACCGGATATGTCTCTTCCAACTTTTCATACAATGCTTCTGGTGTAATTTCTGGTTCATTGTCTAAAATACGTTGCATGGTTACGTTGTCCTCTTCATTGTTCCATATTTTGATATAACTTCCCTCTTTGTATCCATGATCCTGTCTGAACTGATTAAGAATATTTTTACCAATATAGAGTTTATAGAGATTGTCAAGATTAAGTCCTGACTGTATGGAAATATTAAAGAATTGCATAATAAGTTTCTCTATCGATTCGCCACAAAAGAGAGCATGTATCAGCAATTCAATAGCTTCAATTTGTACATAGTAGTCTTTTTTTATGGGTATATATTTTACTTTAAAGTCTTCAAAATTTTGCAGGTTTGTAATATCTTTTGCCAGTGTTTCAATATTGCCTAGCCCGCCGACTTTGTAATCAGTTAATGCTTGCGACATAATAAAGTGCCAGATATCCACCACTTCAATTTTAATATTTTCATAGTCGGGTTTAGCATCAATATTCTTCCAGTGCTTCCATGGATAACTTTCTATTAATTCGGCACATTCGAGATAACTACACCGTTTCCAGTTAATTGGTTTACCATTCTTTGTGACACCACTCTCCCACCCCTTGCCATTTGTAGCATCGTTTAGTTGTTGTTGAAGCTTTAGCATTTGGAGAATTTTATTCATTCGTCCACCTTGTATAATTGTTTATGAAATCATACCAAAAAGCCCCTCTTTAGCACCTTTTGACTATAATTGCCCCTTATTTATCCTTGTAAAGGACACCCTTCATGTCACAACCAGTTGAAAATTTAGATAAAGTATTAAAAAACCACAAGCTTTCCAAGGAGGAGTATGAAGATATTCTACGTATTCTTGATGGTCGCCATCCTAATATTGTTGAAATTGGTATATTCTCTGCAATGTGGTCGGAGCACTGTTCATATAAGTCGAGTAAAAAATATCTCAATGGTTTTCCTACTAAAGCACCGTGGGTTATTCAGGGACCTGGCGAAAATGCTGGAGTTATTGATATTGGTGATGGAATGGCAGCAGTTTTTAAGATGGAGAGCCACAATCACCCCTCATTTATTGAGCCTTTTCAGGGGGCAGCAACAGGTGTAGGTGGTATCTTGCGTGATATTTTTACCATGGGTGCACGTCCGGTAGCCAACCTTAATGCATTGCGCTTTGGTAGTGTCAGGGGTGATGATGAAGCAGCCAAGTATCAAAGACATCTTGTACGTGGTGTTGTCGATGGTATTGGAAGCTATGGAAACTGTATGGGAGTACCTACGATAGGTGGAGAAGTAAGTTTTGATGAAAGCTATAATGGCAATATTCTTGTAAATGCTTTTTCTATAGGATTGGTAAGAACTGATGAGATATTCCTTGGTGTGGCATCAGGTATAGATAATCCTGTTATGTATGTTGGTTCTAAAACAGGTCGTGATGGATTAGGTGGAGCCGTAATGAGCTCCGATTCTTTTACTGAGGAATCTAAGGTATTACGTCCAACAGTACAGGTGGGTGACCCGTTTACTGAGAAGTTGCTGCTTGAAGCATGCTTGGAGCTTTTTAAAACTGATGCGATTGTGGGTATCCAAGATATGGGTGCAGCAGGATTAACCTCAAGCTCTTTTGAAATGGCAGGAAAAACAGGAGCAGGACTTAGACTTAACCTTGATAAAGTGCCTGCACGTGAAGAGGGTATGACTCCATACGATTTTATGCTGTCTGAGTCCCAAGAACGTATGCTTATCTGTGCCAAAAAGGGTAGAGAGCAAGAGATTATTGATATTTTTGAGAAGTGGGGTCTTGATGTAGCTGTTATTGGAAGGGTAACTGATACGGCACGCATGGAGTTATTTTGGTATGAAGAAAAGGTATGTGATATGCCGATTGCTCCTGTGAGTGAAGAAGCACCTATGCTTGATCGTCCTGTAGCACGACCTGCCTATTTGGATGAAGTCAATATGAAAAATATAGATGATTTTTCACCAGTAGCTGACCAAGAGGCGTACGAAAAACTGTTATCCTCTCTTGAGGTAGTAGATAAGGCATGGGTTTATAATCAGTATGATTCTATGGTGCAGACCAATACAACCAAGCATCCTGGAAGCCTTGATGCTTCAAGTATCCGTGTTAAAGAGAATGGAAAAGCATTGGCAATGAGTTCTGATTGTAACCCACGCTATTGCTATATTGACCCCAAAGGTGGTGCAGCATTGGCAGTAATAGAATCTGGACGTAACGTTGCGATGAGTGGAGCAAAACCGCTCTCTATTACCGATTGTTTGAACTATGGAAATCCTGAAAATCCTACAGTGATGTGGCAGTTTGCACAAGGATGCGAAGGAATTAAAGAGGCATGTGAAAAACTGAATACACCAGTTGTTTCTGGTAATGTCTCTCTTTATAATGAAACTAATGGTATCTCTGTCTTTCCAACACCCACTATTGTAATGGTAGGGCTCAACGATGACCAAAATAAAGTATTACCATCATATTTCCAAAAAACCAATTCATATATTGTGCTTGTAGGTGAGACTAAAAGTGAATTTGGTGGATCACTTTACATTAAAGAGCTTTATGGCGAAACAGTAGGAAAATTACCCTCTTTTGACTATGCAACTGAATTGAAACTATGGGATCTTGTGATTGAGGCAAACAAGGCAAACTTGCTTATCTCTGCTAAAGATATTAATGTCGGTGGAGTTGCTATAGCACTCTCTAAAATGGCTGCGATAGGAAACATTGGTATTTGTGTTAATATGGAAGTGACAGATAGTCGTGATATTTTTAGTGAATCCCAAAGTCGTGCACTTCTTGAGGTAGCGAGTACCAAAGAGCTTGATATGCTTATGGAAATGATACAAAAACTTGGACTCAAAGCAGAGGTAATCGGTACAGTCGGTGGTAATCTTGTGTGTATCAATCATGTAGAGCTTCCACTTGAGAAGGTAAAAAATATCTATTTCAATACATTTTCTCAAACAATTGAACAGGATTTATAAGCAGGAGAGAATACAAATGATTTTAATGGATTTTAATTACTTTTTTAAGTTTGAAGTAGCAAGTTCAATGATTAATTTTGGAGAATAAAATGAGAGCATTATTGAGTGTAAGTGACAAGTCTGGCATTGTTGAGTTTGCAAAAGGTTTAGAAAAACTTGGTTGGGAAATTATCTCTACAGGTGGCACCTATAGTAAATTGGATGAATCAGGGATAAGAGTTATTGAGATTGATGAAATCACTAAATTTCCTGAGTGCTTTGAGGGAAGAGTGAAAACACTTAATCCATATGTACATGGCGGTATTCTCTATAAGCGTGAAGATGAAATGCATGTGAAGCAGGCGCAAGATTTGGATATAGATGGTATTGATCTTGTTTGCGTTAACCTCTATCCTTTTAAAGCAACTATTGATCGAACCAATGACTTTGATGAAATTATTGAAAATATTGATATTGGCGGACCAACTATGGTGCGTTCGGCAGCAAAGAATTTTAATGATGTGCTTATTGTCACCGATATAAGTGACTACGATATGGTACTTAAGGTCCTCAAGAGCAAAGAAGACACTTTGGAGTTCAGACGTAGTCTTATGATTAAGGCTTTTGAGCATACTGCAGCCTATGATAGTATGATTGCTAACTATATGAATAGGCGTTTCAATGAAGGCTTTGGGGAGTACCAGTTTATCACAGGAAAGAAGGTTTTTCAGACTCGCTATGGAGAGAATCCACATCAAGATGGTGCACTTTATGAGTTTGAAAGTCATTTTACTGATTGCTTTAAGCAGGTCAAGGGTGAGGCAAGCTTTAACAATATTAATGATGTTAATGGCGCGCTCAAGATTGCTAGTAGGTTTGGTAATGAGAATGCTGTTTGTATTGTTAAACATGGAAACCCTTGTGGTTTTGCTATTAAAAATACATTACTTGAAAGTTATACCGAAGCACTTAAATGTGATCCCGTTTCTGCTTTTGGTGGCGTTGTTGCGGTAAACGGTGTCATTGATGGTGAACTTGCCAAGAAGATGAACGAGATATTTCTTGAGGTAGTTATGGCAGCAGATTTTACCCCTGAAGCATTGGAAGTATTTGAAAAAAAGAAGCGTCTCAAGCTCTTTTCACAAGGTGGTAAAAAACTGGTGATGAGCAAAGATAAATATGATTTTAAGCATGTTGATGGAGGTTTCGTCTTCCAAAATTCTGATTGTATTTGTGATAATGAAGTACACAATGCTAAGCGCAAGTCTAAGAAGCAGGCAACAGTACAAGAGATGAAAGATCTTGAGATTGCATGGAAGGTTGCAGGGCTGACCAAATCAAATTGTGTAGTCTATGTCAAAGACTCTACCATGATTGCAGTAGGTATGGGAATGACTTCCCGTGTTGATGCAACGCAATGTGCACTTAAAAAAGCCAAAGAGATGGGACTTGATGTCTCTGGTGCAGTAATGGCAAGTGAAGCCTTTTTCCCATTCCGAGACTCTATTGATACAGCAGCCAAAGCAGGCATAAGTGCCATCATCGAACCAGGTGGATCCATCCGCGATGATGAAGTTATCGAAGCAGCAAATGAATATGGTATTTCACTCTATTTTACAACTGTCAGACACTTTCTGCACTAAAAAATAGAATATATAAAATATTATCTAGCTATCCTTTTCATTTGATACATCATAATAGAAGCAGCAATAGCGACATTGAAGCTCTTGATTCCTTCTTC is a window from the Sulfurovum sp. genome containing:
- the purL gene encoding phosphoribosylformylglycinamidine synthase subunit PurL; amino-acid sequence: MSQPVENLDKVLKNHKLSKEEYEDILRILDGRHPNIVEIGIFSAMWSEHCSYKSSKKYLNGFPTKAPWVIQGPGENAGVIDIGDGMAAVFKMESHNHPSFIEPFQGAATGVGGILRDIFTMGARPVANLNALRFGSVRGDDEAAKYQRHLVRGVVDGIGSYGNCMGVPTIGGEVSFDESYNGNILVNAFSIGLVRTDEIFLGVASGIDNPVMYVGSKTGRDGLGGAVMSSDSFTEESKVLRPTVQVGDPFTEKLLLEACLELFKTDAIVGIQDMGAAGLTSSSFEMAGKTGAGLRLNLDKVPAREEGMTPYDFMLSESQERMLICAKKGREQEIIDIFEKWGLDVAVIGRVTDTARMELFWYEEKVCDMPIAPVSEEAPMLDRPVARPAYLDEVNMKNIDDFSPVADQEAYEKLLSSLEVVDKAWVYNQYDSMVQTNTTKHPGSLDASSIRVKENGKALAMSSDCNPRYCYIDPKGGAALAVIESGRNVAMSGAKPLSITDCLNYGNPENPTVMWQFAQGCEGIKEACEKLNTPVVSGNVSLYNETNGISVFPTPTIVMVGLNDDQNKVLPSYFQKTNSYIVLVGETKSEFGGSLYIKELYGETVGKLPSFDYATELKLWDLVIEANKANLLISAKDINVGGVAIALSKMAAIGNIGICVNMEVTDSRDIFSESQSRALLEVASTKELDMLMEMIQKLGLKAEVIGTVGGNLVCINHVELPLEKVKNIYFNTFSQTIEQDL
- a CDS encoding Jag N-terminal domain-containing protein; the encoded protein is MTKVEASTLEEAYRLVATKLSCSVTELQYEVIQYPSKGLFGLFKKQAIVVATRKKILDDTNITSVATEKLSSRSTNRKKSAQEDIIPIVKSNTIVENFFNTDNAATDVGLAQSIEKSLKYLMKISCFDIDVVEVDVVDSTALIFIDGEDAALLIGKEGYRYNALSYMLSNWLHTKYQFYVKLEIAEFLTSQQEMIRNYIQPVIENVRKYGKGKTRFFDGILVQIALEQLREAFPDKYVAIKIGKSGKRFVVVNEFHTKSYD
- the mnmE gene encoding tRNA uridine-5-carboxymethylaminomethyl(34) synthesis GTPase MnmE — translated: MTDTIAAIATANGISSISIIRLSGEYALEIAQKISSCKKIVPRNAHLTSLYNQHNKLIDQAILIYFVAPHSFTGEDIVEFQCHGGMIVAQEILDTACSFGARLARPGEFSKRAFLNGKIDLTEAEAISKLIEAKSVNAAKILVKQMKGELKQFVEESREALFRLLAYSEVMIDYAEEDIPDDTTLSIASQLENLIDKIEYVVDTSHRRRGLIEGFKVAIIGKPNVGKSSLLNALLSYERAIVSDIAGTTRDTIEEQIRIGSHIVRFVDTAGIRESKDTIEKIGIERSMNSVEDADIIIALFDGSRSFDIEDEKILSIVANRKEKHAIIAINKSDLKQKLQKDIFKDFVPIEISTKRGFKKLTEALEHFFDSVGEDEELMLISARQIEAVKRAKDAILKAKQPLIMGELEFFSYYLQEAVRAISSISKPYDNEEILDKMFGEFCLGK
- a CDS encoding dUTP diphosphatase, which gives rise to MNKILQMLKLQQQLNDATNGKGWESGVTKNGKPINWKRCSYLECAELIESYPWKHWKNIDAKPDYENIKIEVVDIWHFIMSQALTDYKVGGLGNIETLAKDITNLQNFEDFKVKYIPIKKDYYVQIEAIELLIHALFCGESIEKLIMQFFNISIQSGLNLDNLYKLYIGKNILNQFRQDHGYKEGSYIKIWNNEEDNVTMQRILDNEPEITPEALYEKLEETYPV
- a CDS encoding carboxypeptidase regulatory-like domain-containing protein, producing the protein MKAIYRLLMISLVLFWFMAGCTQQKTPQLSGDQNRYGQDRWGNSSKEDEENIDISDIDQILIESGTAINDETEKVARISFPMDEYSLLEHIGKGTIRGKIYIINGYGKKIYGRTTRLYLNPKTSYSDQWYNESYIDGRKMEKADDRLFNYLRFTSSDINGNFAFYGVPSGSYYLIGIVKCSRECGYKNLKNIRITTEVSVWDEQIVEKDLAGRLLFDN
- the purH gene encoding bifunctional phosphoribosylaminoimidazolecarboxamide formyltransferase/IMP cyclohydrolase, with amino-acid sequence MRALLSVSDKSGIVEFAKGLEKLGWEIISTGGTYSKLDESGIRVIEIDEITKFPECFEGRVKTLNPYVHGGILYKREDEMHVKQAQDLDIDGIDLVCVNLYPFKATIDRTNDFDEIIENIDIGGPTMVRSAAKNFNDVLIVTDISDYDMVLKVLKSKEDTLEFRRSLMIKAFEHTAAYDSMIANYMNRRFNEGFGEYQFITGKKVFQTRYGENPHQDGALYEFESHFTDCFKQVKGEASFNNINDVNGALKIASRFGNENAVCIVKHGNPCGFAIKNTLLESYTEALKCDPVSAFGGVVAVNGVIDGELAKKMNEIFLEVVMAADFTPEALEVFEKKKRLKLFSQGGKKLVMSKDKYDFKHVDGGFVFQNSDCICDNEVHNAKRKSKKQATVQEMKDLEIAWKVAGLTKSNCVVYVKDSTMIAVGMGMTSRVDATQCALKKAKEMGLDVSGAVMASEAFFPFRDSIDTAAKAGISAIIEPGGSIRDDEVIEAANEYGISLYFTTVRHFLH
- the yidC gene encoding membrane protein insertase YidC; this translates as MEQQDLNKRLLLALALSFLVFTGYSYLFVPQKSLSSSKQTQVVSKVVPSPVLSSTKKVPSTVQSTSDKTIKNIPVITSNILLTIVSNTFKMDIDKLGRIVQFELLEKKYQNTEGHNLQILGKDKAKPLEIRFTDTALNEEAFKTPYIPSVDGVQDARNKAVTVTLTQTLSKVTVTKKLTVQPSGAYRLEVKLSNPVSYFVTPGHRPMADTSMYMLVRGALVKTPDGVVKTIEDGDAKGDEVFRNALIASAFDRYVTTMFYSFEKKMNVSILKEGEGEPLIFIAGKPELILGGYIGPKEYKTLEAINPELTDAIEFGWFTFLSKPFFKVLLWIHNHIGNWGWAIILFTLLVKLILFPLSYKGMMSMQKLKDLAPKMKEIREKYKDDSAKLNMKMMEMYKKHGANPMGGCLPMLLQIPVFFALYRVLLNANELQGAVWIPAWIENLATADPYYILPILMGFSMWFQQKITPNNFTDPLQEKIFQFFPVLMALMFIIMPFPSGLVLYWVVNNIFTIGQQYVINNAYQKQKVSVVVADKKRGELK